From the genome of Abyssicoccus albus, one region includes:
- a CDS encoding NUDIX domain-containing protein, translating into MLMLEFIDSMNQKVVLTFDKTKYEHSGHVLILPRYRSKWVLMHHKVRGVEFPGGKIERDELSVNAAARELYEETGAVASVHSFKHIAQYKVIRKPEIIKDVYVVEVDDIESSDLADDSIGYLLVDHIDDVLITDRSHLLEDHCIRYIVRRLDEV; encoded by the coding sequence ATGCTCATGCTCGAATTTATCGATTCAATGAACCAAAAAGTGGTATTAACATTTGATAAAACTAAATACGAACATAGTGGCCACGTCCTTATTTTACCACGCTATCGATCAAAATGGGTATTGATGCATCATAAAGTAAGAGGTGTTGAATTTCCAGGTGGTAAGATTGAACGAGATGAATTGTCGGTTAATGCAGCTGCTAGAGAATTATATGAAGAGACTGGTGCTGTTGCATCTGTTCATTCATTTAAACATATTGCTCAATATAAAGTGATCAGGAAACCAGAAATTATTAAAGATGTATATGTTGTTGAAGTTGATGATATTGAATCATCAGATTTAGCTGATGATTCAATTGGCTATTTGCTCGTTGATCATATCGACGATGTTTTGATCACGGATAGAAGCCATTTACTTGAAGATCATTGTATAAGATATATTGTGAGGCGATTAGATGAAGTATAA
- a CDS encoding carbohydrate ABC transporter permease, with the protein MKILKRYTLEILALLLALVWLSPFYLMLVNAFKSKLEIFESTLALPKVYQLNNFVEAFEELSFLKTLFNSIFISTMSVLLIIIFSSMAAYALNRNKGKTSNLIFFIFIAAMLIPFQSVMIPLVKVFGDLQSLNMSGLIFMYLGFGTSLSIFLYHGALQSIPKSLDEAAMMDGASKFQTFWYVIFPLLKPITVTVGILNIIWIWNDYLLPSLVLGPGQETIPLKLFFFFGQFTKQWHLALAGLTISIIPVIIGYFIAQKHIIKGVSDGAVK; encoded by the coding sequence ATGAAGATATTAAAAAGATACACTTTAGAAATCTTAGCCTTACTACTTGCACTAGTTTGGTTATCACCTTTTTATCTAATGTTAGTTAATGCATTTAAGTCAAAATTAGAAATCTTCGAAAGTACTTTAGCACTCCCTAAAGTATATCAATTGAATAACTTTGTAGAAGCTTTTGAAGAACTATCCTTTTTGAAAACATTGTTTAATTCTATATTCATTTCAACGATGTCAGTATTATTGATTATTATATTTTCAAGTATGGCTGCATATGCGTTGAATCGTAATAAGGGTAAAACATCAAACTTAATATTTTTTATTTTTATTGCAGCAATGTTAATTCCATTTCAATCCGTAATGATACCTTTAGTTAAAGTTTTTGGTGATTTACAGAGTTTAAACATGAGTGGTTTGATATTTATGTACTTAGGTTTTGGAACTAGTTTGTCAATCTTTCTCTACCATGGGGCTCTTCAAAGTATCCCTAAGTCGTTAGATGAAGCTGCAATGATGGACGGAGCATCTAAGTTCCAAACATTTTGGTATGTTATATTTCCTTTACTAAAACCAATTACAGTGACAGTAGGTATATTAAATATAATTTGGATATGGAATGACTATTTACTACCAAGCTTAGTGTTAGGTCCTGGTCAGGAAACTATTCCATTAAAATTATTTTTCTTCTTTGGACAATTTACAAAGCAATGGCATTTAGCTTTAGCAGGATTAACGATATCAATAATTCCTGTGATTATAGGTTACTTTATTGCTCAAAAACATATTATTAAAGGTGTATCAGACGGGGCAGTTAAATAA
- a CDS encoding LacI family DNA-binding transcriptional regulator, producing MVTLKDVAKKANVSPSTVSRVMSNSKDISENTRKKVTKIMDELGYVPNITARKLVTNQSNTIGLVLKTISIEMRQNPFFTEVLTSISSVCEEKRFSTIMTTSYTSEDLLNEVKALVLSKAVDGFILLYSMENDPIYKYLVDNEVPFVVIGKKINNDPNVMFVDNDNIEASYNLTKYMSGLGHRSLLFLSENNTYEVNKDRLTGFLKVCKEDNIQHKYVNEVVSRDEITNLLINEDIRKNYTGIVTTDSMLNLNLLSALYKLNVNIPDDIQTCTFTDSYLSESACPPQTVVNIYPENLGKIAAKSLLEILQKEDAVMHSSIIPTSIIERDSTKQLKS from the coding sequence TTGGTTACATTAAAAGACGTTGCAAAGAAAGCAAATGTATCTCCATCAACTGTATCTAGAGTAATGAGTAATAGCAAAGATATTAGTGAGAATACAAGAAAAAAAGTAACTAAAATTATGGATGAATTAGGCTATGTTCCTAATATTACAGCACGAAAATTAGTAACTAATCAATCAAATACAATCGGTTTGGTATTAAAGACAATCTCAATCGAAATGAGACAAAACCCATTTTTTACAGAAGTTTTAACGAGTATTTCATCGGTATGTGAAGAAAAAAGATTTTCAACAATTATGACAACTAGCTATACTTCAGAGGACTTATTGAATGAGGTAAAAGCACTTGTACTTAGTAAAGCAGTAGATGGATTTATTCTATTATATTCAATGGAGAATGATCCAATATATAAATATTTAGTGGATAACGAGGTCCCATTTGTTGTCATCGGAAAAAAAATAAATAATGATCCAAATGTTATGTTTGTAGATAATGATAATATCGAAGCATCATATAATCTAACAAAATATATGAGCGGTTTAGGACATCGATCCTTATTGTTTTTAAGTGAAAACAATACTTATGAAGTAAATAAAGACCGATTAACTGGCTTTCTTAAGGTGTGTAAAGAAGACAATATTCAACATAAATATGTCAATGAAGTAGTTTCTAGGGATGAAATCACAAACCTTTTAATAAATGAGGATATAAGGAAAAACTACACTGGTATAGTTACCACGGATAGTATGCTTAATTTAAATCTCTTAAGTGCATTATATAAATTAAATGTGAATATACCTGATGATATTCAAACATGTACATTTACAGATTCATATTTAAGTGAATCGGCTTGTCCACCACAGACAGTGGTTAATATATATCCAGAAAATTTAGGTAAAATAGCAGCTAAATCTTTATTAGAAATTCTACAGAAAGAAGACGCGGTTATGCATAGCTCTATAATACCTACATCAATTATAGAACGTGATTCTACAAAACAATTAAAATCATAA
- a CDS encoding alpha/beta hydrolase family protein: MKYKQIPLIHHQYNAYEVSHKDFGHEHRGLIVVPNQSIKRIIVYLRGGKGRMGRVRLQRLLQFTSPNTLVIAPYYPGSNGSSGHDEFSGIDLRLTIRFIERLTEQFKVYNCHVIGFSRGGVQALHTALEIQYVRSVIMYNATISYDHMYDERPDLRKTMKRVIGKPSNRYEYDKRNPLLRMSEMKPTLILHGTLDRMVTVDQALVLKNMLYEANIEHQFIEYSMWHSPYPYQYEEVKGDIYRWIEYFDD; this comes from the coding sequence ATGAAGTATAAACAAATTCCACTAATACATCATCAATATAACGCATATGAAGTGAGTCATAAAGATTTTGGTCATGAGCATCGTGGGTTAATCGTTGTACCAAATCAATCAATTAAAAGAATCATTGTCTATCTACGTGGAGGTAAAGGGCGTATGGGGCGTGTTAGATTACAACGATTATTACAATTTACATCGCCAAATACATTAGTCATAGCACCGTATTATCCTGGGAGTAATGGAAGTAGTGGTCATGATGAATTCAGTGGGATTGACTTAAGGTTAACGATACGTTTTATCGAACGTCTTACGGAGCAATTTAAGGTATATAATTGTCATGTGATTGGATTTTCAAGGGGAGGTGTTCAGGCACTTCATACAGCTCTAGAGATTCAATATGTACGCTCGGTGATTATGTATAATGCAACCATTTCTTATGACCATATGTATGATGAACGTCCTGATTTGAGGAAAACGATGAAACGCGTCATTGGTAAGCCATCTAATCGATATGAATATGACAAAAGGAATCCTTTGCTTCGCATGAGTGAAATGAAACCGACACTAATATTACATGGTACGTTGGACCGTATGGTCACTGTCGACCAAGCACTTGTTCTAAAAAATATGTTGTATGAAGCGAATATTGAACATCAATTTATTGAATACTCGATGTGGCATAGTCCGTATCCATATCAATATGAAGAGGTTAAAGGTGACATATATAGATGGATAGAATATTTTGATGATTAA
- a CDS encoding carbohydrate ABC transporter permease produces MKTKSMIYWLFVLPVIVALSIVIIIPFVYGIYFSFTDWNGDVTSSPNFVGFDNYLGLINDETFVHSLFFTFKYSIASVIFINIIGLSLALLVTSNIKTRNFLRTIFFMPNLIGGLILGFIWQFIFTKVFASIGEFIGNESLQSWLSDSHTGFWGLVILTTWQMAGYIMIIYIAYLENVPNDLLEAAEIDGANAWQKFKNITFPLVAPAFTVSMFLTLSGAFKVYDQNLSLTNGGPGHSTTMVAMDIVNSAFKMNLMGEAQAKAVIFFIIVMIISLTQVYYNKKKEVEM; encoded by the coding sequence GTGAAAACTAAAAGTATGATTTATTGGTTATTTGTATTACCAGTTATAGTTGCTCTTTCAATAGTAATAATTATTCCATTTGTTTATGGAATTTATTTTTCATTTACTGATTGGAATGGGGATGTGACTTCATCGCCTAATTTTGTCGGATTTGATAATTACTTAGGTCTTATTAATGATGAGACCTTTGTACATTCATTATTTTTTACGTTCAAGTATTCAATAGCATCAGTAATATTCATTAATATCATTGGATTAAGTTTAGCTTTATTAGTAACAAGTAATATTAAAACAAGAAACTTTTTAAGAACTATATTCTTTATGCCTAACTTAATTGGTGGGTTAATATTGGGATTTATTTGGCAATTTATTTTCACAAAAGTATTTGCATCAATAGGTGAGTTTATAGGAAATGAATCATTGCAATCATGGCTAAGTGATTCACATACAGGATTTTGGGGATTAGTTATATTAACAACTTGGCAAATGGCTGGCTATATAATGATCATTTATATAGCTTACCTTGAGAATGTTCCTAATGATTTATTAGAAGCAGCTGAAATTGATGGTGCTAATGCATGGCAGAAATTTAAAAATATAACTTTCCCTTTAGTAGCTCCAGCTTTTACAGTTAGTATGTTTTTAACTTTGTCGGGGGCCTTCAAAGTTTATGATCAAAACTTATCTTTAACTAACGGTGGACCTGGACACTCAACAACGATGGTGGCAATGGACATTGTAAATTCAGCCTTTAAAATGAATCTAATGGGTGAGGCACAAGCTAAAGCAGTTATATTCTTTATTATTGTCATGATCATTAGTTTGACCCAAGTTTATTACAATAAAAAGAAAGAAGTGGAGATGTAA
- a CDS encoding ABC transporter substrate-binding protein — MKFFQESRNVFLVVLAMVFVLSACGNTGSGGSQSNKDGKVTVNILQSKVEFKEQFESAAEKFMKENPDINIEVETIGGGNDYSQVLKSKIASKSEPDIFNINGKEDLDYHKDRLLELTTMDSVKKVLDENLLSPVSLDDKTYGVPMNQEGYGIIYNKEIFEKANIDVESIKSLDDLKKVAKKIDSQKEDLNIEAAFALPGKEKWVLSDHAASVFLTDDFDNTIEKAVQSKSLPFSKSDQLKKYLDIQKDFSKQPVGSIDYSQQVEELFSTGKVAMIQQGNWAYPTIESVNPELAENIGIFPIPVDNEMKMPVGVSAYWAVNSKSDEKVQEASKKFIDWLYTEDEGKKVILNEFKFIPVHKDYDTEKIADPLSKEIYKYAEEGETSQWIFKGYPTGYTNDSLGSYLQNYVIGESTFDDAISKAKKAWESARK; from the coding sequence ATGAAATTTTTTCAAGAGAGTAGAAATGTGTTTTTAGTTGTATTAGCGATGGTTTTTGTTTTATCAGCTTGCGGAAATACGGGATCAGGTGGTTCACAAAGTAATAAGGATGGTAAAGTTACAGTAAATATTCTTCAATCAAAGGTTGAATTTAAAGAGCAATTTGAAAGTGCTGCTGAAAAATTTATGAAAGAAAATCCTGATATAAACATTGAAGTAGAAACTATTGGTGGAGGTAATGACTATAGTCAAGTCTTGAAATCAAAAATCGCTTCCAAAAGTGAACCTGATATTTTTAATATTAATGGTAAAGAAGATTTAGATTATCATAAGGATAGACTTTTAGAATTAACAACAATGGATTCAGTAAAGAAAGTTTTAGACGAAAATTTATTATCTCCAGTATCTTTAGATGATAAAACATACGGTGTACCGATGAATCAAGAAGGATATGGAATAATATATAATAAAGAGATTTTCGAGAAAGCAAATATTGATGTTGAATCAATTAAAAGCTTAGATGATTTGAAAAAAGTTGCTAAGAAAATTGATAGTCAGAAAGAAGATTTAAATATTGAAGCTGCTTTTGCATTACCTGGTAAAGAAAAGTGGGTTTTAAGTGATCATGCGGCTAGTGTTTTTCTGACAGATGATTTTGATAATACTATTGAAAAGGCTGTTCAATCAAAGAGTTTACCATTTAGTAAATCAGATCAACTAAAAAAATATTTAGATATTCAAAAAGATTTTTCTAAACAACCAGTAGGATCTATTGATTATTCTCAACAAGTTGAAGAGTTATTTTCAACTGGTAAAGTTGCGATGATTCAACAAGGTAACTGGGCATATCCAACGATTGAAAGTGTGAACCCTGAATTAGCAGAGAATATAGGTATCTTCCCAATACCAGTAGATAATGAAATGAAAATGCCAGTTGGTGTTTCTGCATACTGGGCAGTTAACAGTAAATCAGATGAAAAAGTTCAAGAAGCTTCCAAGAAATTTATCGATTGGTTGTATACTGAAGATGAAGGTAAGAAAGTTATATTAAATGAATTTAAGTTTATTCCTGTTCATAAAGATTATGATACTGAAAAGATTGCAGACCCACTGTCAAAAGAAATTTATAAATATGCTGAAGAAGGAGAAACTTCGCAATGGATTTTCAAAGGTTATCCAACAGGTTATACAAATGATTCTCTTGGTTCTTATTTACAAAATTATGTAATAGGTGAATCGACTTTTGATGATGCGATTTCTAAAGCGAAAAAAGCTTGGGAGAGTGCACGAAAATAA
- the pckA gene encoding phosphoenolpyruvate carboxykinase (ATP): MVQNESTSIQNLLDKSSTKQQLTSAQLVVESVKLGEGVVTPQGALSVTTGKYTGRSPKDKYIVEEESIKDKIDWGPVNQPISKEVFQKLYGKVLNHLNGQEQLYVFNGYAGADESTRLPLRVINEFAWHNMFARTMFIRPETKEEGLNINPEFTIVSAPSFKADPEVDGTGSETFIIVSFEEKIILIGGTEYAGEMKKSIFSIMNFLLPEKGILSMHCSSNVGDANRTALFFGLSGTGKTTLSADPNRKLIGDDEHGWSDEGVFNIEGGCYAKTIDLSREKEPQIYDAIRFGAVLENVPLDEENYPKYDDKSLTENTRAAYPLYNIDNTKDPSISGHPTTIIFLTADAFGVLPPISKLTKDQAMYHFLSGFTSKLAGTERGITSPQPVFSTCFGSPFLPLHATVYAEMLGEKIDQHDVEVFLVNTGWTGGRYGEGQRMNLGHTRTMVREAIAGHLSDVEYKQDDIFGLNIPTEVTNIPSDILMPRNAWDNKEDYDQQAKELAKMFKENFEQFGESSKEIAENGGFKYNIEN, translated from the coding sequence ATGGTTCAAAACGAATCCACATCTATTCAAAATCTTTTAGACAAATCTTCAACAAAACAGCAACTCACTTCTGCACAACTTGTCGTTGAAAGTGTGAAACTTGGTGAAGGTGTTGTCACACCTCAAGGTGCTTTAAGTGTAACAACTGGTAAATATACTGGTCGTTCTCCTAAAGACAAATATATTGTTGAAGAGGAGTCTATTAAAGATAAAATTGATTGGGGTCCTGTCAATCAACCAATTTCGAAAGAAGTATTCCAAAAATTATATGGTAAAGTTTTAAATCACTTAAATGGACAAGAACAATTATACGTATTCAATGGATATGCTGGTGCTGACGAATCTACGCGTCTGCCTCTTCGTGTCATCAATGAATTTGCATGGCATAATATGTTTGCTAGAACAATGTTTATTCGCCCTGAAACAAAAGAAGAAGGTTTGAATATCAATCCAGAATTTACTATTGTGTCTGCTCCAAGCTTTAAAGCTGACCCTGAAGTAGACGGAACGGGTTCTGAAACGTTCATTATCGTTTCATTTGAAGAAAAAATTATTTTAATCGGTGGTACTGAGTACGCTGGTGAGATGAAAAAATCAATCTTCTCTATTATGAATTTCTTATTACCTGAAAAAGGCATTTTAAGCATGCATTGCTCAAGTAACGTTGGAGATGCTAATCGTACAGCATTATTCTTTGGATTATCAGGGACTGGTAAAACAACATTATCTGCAGATCCTAACCGTAAATTAATCGGAGATGATGAACATGGGTGGAGCGATGAAGGTGTTTTCAACATAGAAGGTGGTTGTTATGCTAAAACAATCGACTTGTCTCGTGAAAAAGAACCTCAAATTTATGATGCAATTCGTTTCGGTGCAGTATTAGAAAACGTTCCATTAGACGAAGAGAATTATCCTAAATATGATGACAAATCTTTAACTGAAAACACACGTGCTGCATATCCTTTATATAACATTGATAATACGAAGGATCCTTCAATCTCAGGTCATCCAACAACAATTATCTTCTTAACAGCAGACGCGTTTGGTGTGTTACCACCGATTTCGAAATTAACAAAAGATCAAGCAATGTATCACTTTTTAAGTGGTTTCACTTCTAAGCTTGCAGGAACTGAACGTGGTATTACAAGTCCACAACCCGTATTCTCAACATGCTTCGGTTCACCGTTCTTACCTTTACATGCAACGGTATACGCAGAAATGTTAGGTGAAAAAATAGATCAACATGACGTTGAAGTCTTCTTAGTAAACACAGGGTGGACTGGTGGTCGTTACGGTGAAGGTCAACGTATGAATTTAGGACATACGAGAACGATGGTTCGTGAAGCAATCGCAGGTCATTTATCTGATGTTGAATATAAGCAAGATGATATCTTTGGATTGAACATTCCTACAGAAGTAACAAATATTCCGTCTGACATCTTAATGCCAAGAAATGCATGGGATAATAAAGAAGATTATGATCAGCAAGCAAAAGAATTAGCTAAAATGTTCAAGGAAAACTTCGAACAATTCGGTGAATCTTCGAAAGAAATTGCTGAAAATGGTGGATTCAAATATAATATCGAAAATTAA
- a CDS encoding ABC transporter ATP-binding protein: protein MAEIKFENVKKTYDKNNTVVKDFNLDIKDKEFIVFVGPSGCGKSTTLRMLAGLEDITSGQLYLDGKVINNVPPKNRDISMVFQNYALYPHMTVFDNMAFGLKLRKVNKKEIKTKVEEAAKILGLTDYLDRKPKALSGGQRQRVALGRAIVRDSKVFLMDEPLSNLDAKLRVQMRAEITKLHERLGTTTVYVTHDQTEALTMASRIVVLKDGDIMQVGTPKEVYDHPENDFVAQFIGSPAMNIFETEIKENKLLLGDNEFEIPSGVLKRISEKKSTNTKIKFGIRPEDIHNEPIFLQSSQNTIFKSEIKVSELLGSEIMVYSMIGDNEIISKLDSRNDLNPGDVVELAFDMNKAHFFDFETGTRI from the coding sequence GTGGCAGAAATAAAATTTGAAAATGTAAAAAAGACATATGATAAGAATAATACCGTTGTTAAAGACTTTAATTTAGACATCAAGGACAAAGAATTTATTGTTTTTGTAGGTCCTTCAGGATGTGGAAAGTCTACCACCTTAAGAATGTTAGCTGGACTTGAGGACATTACAAGTGGTCAACTTTATTTGGATGGGAAAGTCATAAATAATGTTCCACCGAAAAATAGAGATATATCTATGGTTTTTCAGAATTATGCATTGTATCCACATATGACTGTTTTTGATAATATGGCTTTTGGTTTGAAATTAAGAAAAGTTAATAAAAAGGAAATTAAAACAAAGGTAGAAGAAGCGGCTAAGATACTAGGATTAACAGACTATTTAGATAGAAAGCCTAAAGCTTTATCAGGCGGTCAACGACAAAGAGTTGCTCTTGGAAGAGCAATTGTCAGGGATTCAAAAGTGTTTTTAATGGATGAACCATTATCTAATTTAGATGCTAAACTTAGGGTACAAATGAGAGCTGAAATCACGAAGTTACATGAACGGTTAGGTACTACAACTGTATATGTAACTCATGATCAGACTGAAGCTTTAACTATGGCTAGCCGAATTGTAGTTTTAAAAGACGGAGATATTATGCAAGTAGGTACCCCAAAAGAAGTTTATGATCACCCAGAGAATGATTTTGTAGCACAGTTTATAGGGTCTCCGGCAATGAATATTTTTGAAACAGAGATAAAAGAGAATAAACTTTTATTAGGTGATAACGAATTTGAAATACCAAGTGGTGTCCTAAAAAGAATAAGTGAAAAAAAATCAACAAATACTAAGATTAAGTTTGGGATCAGACCGGAAGATATTCATAATGAACCTATTTTTTTACAATCATCACAAAATACAATATTTAAAAGTGAAATTAAAGTTAGTGAGCTGCTAGGCTCAGAAATTATGGTCTACTCAATGATTGGTGATAATGAAATTATATCTAAGTTAGATTCTAGAAATGATTTGAATCCTGGAGATGTTGTTGAACTTGCATTTGATATGAATAAAGCACACTTTTTTGATTTTGAAACAGGAACAAGAATTTAA
- the metK gene encoding methionine adenosyltransferase, with protein sequence MTTRRLFTSESVTEGHPDKIADQISDAILDDILSKDPYARVACETTVTTGMALITGEISTKAYADIQKIVRDTVKDIGYTRAKYGYDYQTMAVLTAIDEQSSDIAQGVNKSYEDRLDEDYDGTIESIGAGDQGLMFGYATNETEELMPLPITLAHKLSKQLSKVRKDETLNYLRPDGKTQVTVEYDENDQVQRIDTIVISTQHKEDITLEQIQQDIRKEVIDKVVDQNLLDDETKIYINPTGRFVIGGPQGDAGLTGRKIIVDTYGGYARHGGGAFSGKDATKVDRSAAYAARYVAKNIVAAHLAEQCEVQLAYAIGVAAPVSISINTFGTSDYSEEELVEAVRNTFDLRTAGIIEMLDLRRPIYKDTAAYGHFGRNDLNLPWEQTNKVEELKSVLK encoded by the coding sequence ATGACAACGAGAAGGTTATTTACATCAGAATCAGTAACAGAAGGACATCCGGATAAAATTGCAGATCAGATATCAGATGCAATATTAGATGATATTTTATCAAAAGATCCATATGCACGCGTAGCTTGTGAGACAACAGTGACAACAGGAATGGCTCTGATTACAGGAGAGATTTCTACTAAGGCATATGCCGACATCCAAAAAATTGTAAGGGATACAGTTAAAGATATCGGTTATACTCGTGCTAAATATGGTTATGATTATCAAACAATGGCAGTACTGACTGCAATCGATGAACAATCTTCAGATATTGCTCAAGGTGTAAATAAGAGTTATGAAGATCGTTTAGATGAAGATTATGATGGAACGATTGAGTCAATCGGTGCAGGGGATCAAGGGCTTATGTTTGGTTATGCAACGAATGAAACAGAAGAGCTGATGCCATTACCGATTACTTTAGCACATAAATTATCGAAGCAACTCTCTAAAGTACGTAAAGATGAAACATTAAATTATTTAAGACCAGATGGTAAGACTCAAGTGACTGTCGAATATGATGAAAATGATCAAGTACAACGTATTGATACGATCGTCATTTCGACTCAACACAAGGAAGATATTACGCTTGAACAGATTCAACAAGATATTAGAAAAGAAGTCATTGATAAAGTAGTTGATCAAAATTTACTAGATGATGAGACAAAGATTTATATTAATCCTACCGGAAGATTTGTCATTGGAGGACCACAAGGTGATGCTGGACTGACAGGACGTAAGATTATTGTCGACACATATGGAGGATATGCACGCCACGGTGGTGGTGCATTTAGTGGTAAAGATGCTACGAAAGTAGACCGTTCTGCAGCATATGCTGCAAGGTACGTTGCAAAGAATATTGTGGCTGCTCATCTTGCTGAGCAATGCGAAGTACAATTAGCTTATGCAATTGGTGTTGCCGCACCCGTGAGTATATCGATTAATACTTTTGGAACAAGTGATTATTCTGAAGAAGAGCTTGTTGAAGCGGTAAGAAATACATTTGATTTAAGGACAGCAGGAATTATTGAAATGTTGGATTTGAGAAGACCAATTTACAAAGATACAGCGGCATATGGTCATTTTGGTCGTAATGATTTGAACTTACCATGGGAACAAACGAACAAAGTTGAAGAGTTAAAGTCTGTACTGAAGTAA
- the yidD gene encoding membrane protein insertion efficiency factor YidD: MKVLLIKLIHIYRKYISPLSPPTCRFYPTCSTYTLEAIEEHGALVGGYLSIKRILKCHPLHPGGFDPVPIKNKRNNNDNK; encoded by the coding sequence ATGAAAGTACTGTTAATAAAACTCATTCATATATATAGAAAATATATCTCGCCATTAAGCCCCCCAACATGCCGTTTTTACCCAACATGCTCAACTTACACACTTGAAGCGATTGAAGAACATGGTGCACTTGTTGGTGGATATCTATCGATCAAAAGAATTTTAAAATGTCACCCACTACACCCAGGTGGTTTTGACCCTGTTCCTATAAAAAACAAAAGAAATAATAAT